In one window of Primulina tabacum isolate GXHZ01 chromosome 8, ASM2559414v2, whole genome shotgun sequence DNA:
- the LOC142554644 gene encoding uncharacterized protein LOC142554644: MESLDSKYKIENAGAKKFLVGRFLDFKMVDSKPVISQVQELQVILHEIHGEEITLSESFQVDTIVEKLPPALKDFKNYLKHKRKELNVEELIVRLYIEESNKRSKRRLFSPVAAKENVVKHGQSSKKITFSISNKRLNMGPKGGISDKNFSGKCYNYDEVILVGSNPREWWIDTGATRHVCSDKEMFATHEESKNREKIFMGNSATSKIKGQGKVVLKMTSGK; this comes from the exons ATGGAATCCCTTGACAGCAAGTACAAAATCGAGAATGCCGGGGCCAAGAAGTTTCTTGTTGGCCGCTTTCTGGACTTTAAAATGGTGGATTCAAAGCCGGTTATCAGCCAAGTTCAAGAACTCCAAGTGATTCTTCACGAGATTCACGGTGAGGAGATTACTTTGAGCGAATCATTTCAAGTGGATACTATTGTTGAGAAGCTACCACCAGCTTTGAaagatttcaaaaattatttgaagcacAAGCGCAAGGAGTTGAATGTTGAAGAGCTCATTGTTCGACTTTACATCGAGGAAAGCAACAAGCGTTCAAAAAGACGATTGTTTTCTCCTGTTGCTGCTAAAGAAAATGTTGTCAAGCATGGTCAAAGCTCGAAAAAGATAACCTTTTCTATCTCCAACAAAAGGTTGAACATGGGACCCAAAGGAGGCATTTCGGATAAAAATTTCTCTGGAAAATGCTACAACTATGATG AAGTTATTCTGGTGGGTTCTAACCCAAGGGAGTGGTGGATCGACACTGGTGCCACTCGCCATGTTTGCTCGGACAAGGAGATGTTTGCTACTCATGAGGAATCTAAGAACAGGGAAAAAATATTCATGGGTAATTCCGCTACTTCTAAAATAAAGGGTCAAGGGAAAGTTGTTCTAAAGATGACATCTGGAAAATAA